Sequence from the Halobaculum rubrum genome:
CCGAAGACGCGGTCGCCATCGGCGAGGGTCCGTTCGCCGAGGGGACGACCAAGTCCGTCGGCAACTGGCGACAGCGGCTCGCCGACTGGTACGGCGAACAGGACTTCGATCAGCAGGTGATGGAGATGTACTCGCCGGGGCACGCGGCCGAGAACCTCGTCGAGGGGGTGGGCGCGAACCTCGGCGACGACTCGGGGATCGACCGGTTCCTCGACTCGGTGGTCGAGGACGCCGAGGAGTACGGCCGCGTCGGCCACGCACAGAAGGCCGCAAGGGAGAACCGCGACGCGGACGGGAACCCGCTGTTGCTCCGCCGCCACTTCGAGTCGGCCGACGACGACATCGCGAGCCTCCATTTCCCGTCGCTCCAGCGCTCCATCGACCAGTTCGAGACCGTCAGACGGTCGATGAACGGCGTCGACGCGACGGAGGCGACCCCCGCGGTCAGACAGCGCGTCAACAACGGCATCCTCGAGTACATCTTCCTGCGCCACCGCGGCTACTTCCTCGTTCCGCCGCGGTCGCTGCGCGCGCTGCCGACGCCGGACGGCAGCGAGGGATGAGCTGTCTCGGACCGAGAACACCGCGGCGGACGCCGTCACCGGTTCCGGTTAGAAGTGGACGAACGCGACGACCGCTCCGATCACAGTCAGCGCGGCACCGATACCGACCCCGGCGGTGCGCGTGCGGCCGGTGAACGTGCCATCGCGAGCGAGCAACAGCGCGCCGGAGATCAGTAGCACCCCGGCGAGTCCGATCCCGAGCCCGGTCGGGGAGGCCCCGGCGAGCGGTCCGGTCGGGGTCGCCGTCGAGTGGCTCGGATGCGCGAGCGCGTCCCCGGGAAGCGATCCCGACGAGAACGCTGCCGCGAGCGCGGCGACGACCGATCTCCGTCTCATCGTTCGAACTGACGTCCGGTGTGCATAACTCGGTTTCGGCCACGAACGGCGTCGGCGGTGGTCCGAGCTCCTCCCCGGAAACGGCGTTCGGCGGCTCTCCCGCCGATTCGACGGCCGTACCAGAACCCCCTTTCGTCGCCGTCACCGATCCCGGGTATGAACAGACGGACGTTCCTCGCGAGGGCGGCGGCGGCCGGGTCGGTCGCCGGCGCCGCCGGCGTCTCCGGCTGTCTCGGCTTCGAGCTCTCCTCGAGCGACGGGATCGCCGGCGAGCCGCCGCTCGTCGAGGACCGCCCCGACGGCGTCTACCTCCCGAGCCACGTCGAGGGAATGACCATGGCCGGGACCGGAGAGGCCGGCGACTACCGCGTCGGCGTGTTCTACTCGTACGCGCACCGCTTCTGGAACGTCAACGGCGAGTCGGTCGAGCGGACTGACGTCGAGTCCGACGACGACGTGCACCTCATGGCGAGCGTCTGGGACCCCCGGACTGGGACGGTTCTGCCCGAGACCGGGGTGTCGATCGAGATCTCGACGGACGGCTCGCTCGTCTCCCAGGAGGTGATCTACCCGATGCTCTCCCAGCCGATGGGCACCCACTACGGCGGGAACTTCGGGCTCGACGGCGACGGCACGTACACCGTCACCGTCTCCGTCGGGGGCGTCCGCACCCGTCGAACGGGCGCGTTCCGCGACCGGTTCGACGAACCGGCGGACATCCCGGTCGAGTTCGAGTACAGTCGGTCGACGCGCGACGAGATCACCTTCCGGACGCTGGAGAACGCGGGCGAGCGGGACGCCGTCGACCCGATGGGGATGGAGATGCTGCCCGACGCGACGGCGCCGCCCGTCGACGATCTCCCCGGGTCGGTCCTCGGCGAGGTGAACAGCAACGACGCGGTCCTCGTCGCGACGGTTCTCGATGAGTCGCCCGGAGGGATCGACGCCGACGGGCCGTACCTCGCGGTGTCGGCACGCACGCCGTACAACCGGATGGTGATCCCCGCGATGGGGCTGGAGGCGACGCTGTCGCGCGACGGGGAGGAGGTGGTCTCCGGGGGTCTCACCCGGACGCTCGACCCCGACCTCTCGTACCACTACGGCGCCGCGCTCGGCGACGCGAACGTCGAGTCGGGTGACGACCTGACGCTGACGCCGACGGTGTGGCCGCAGATCGCCCGCCACGAGGGGTACGAGACGGCCTTCGGCGCGCTCATGGGCGGGATGCCCGAGCGAACGCTGACGGTGGAGTAGCGCGGCCGGGACAGGACGCCTGCTCGCTCTCGATTAGAGTTTCTCCGCGACCTCCTCGACGACGCGCTGCTCGAAGAAGACGACGACGTGGTCGCCCTCGCGGATCACCGTGTCGCCGCGTGGCGTGACGAGTTCCCCGTCGCGGGTGATCGCGCCGATGACGAGGCAGGGCGGGAAGTCGTGGATGGCCTCGCTGATCGGTCGGTCGACGAGCAGGGAGTCGGCGTCGATCTCGACCTCCATCACCTCCGCGCGATCGTCCTCGATGAGCGCGACGTTCTCGGCGCCGCTCTCCTGGGTGAACCGGGTGATCTCCTCGGCGACGACCGCGCGCGGGCTGACGCCCACGTCGATGCCGACCGTCTCGAACAGGTCGACGTAGGCCGTCTGGTCGACGACCGCGACGGTCCGCTCGATCCCGAGGCGGGTCGCGAGCAGACACGACAGGAGGTTCTTTTCGTCGGAGTCGAGCGTCGCGATCAGCACGTCCGCGTCGCCGACGCGTTCGCGCTCGAGGAATCCCACGTCCGTCGCGTCCGACTGCATGACCACCGTCTCGGGGAGGTCCTCCGCCAGCTTCCGAGCGCGGTCCTCGTCCTGCTCGATCAGCCGCGGGGAGAAGCCGCGCTCCCCGAGCAAACGGGCGGTGTGATAGCCGATCTCCGACCCGCCGACGATGACGACCTCCTCGCCGGTCCCGACGTGTTCCTCCGGCGCCACGTCGGCGGCGAAGCCGCGAACGCTCGCCGGCGACCCGATGACGACCGCGCGATCTTTCGCCTCGATCAGCGTCTCGCCGCGGGGGATGACGACCTCGTCCTCGCGGATGATCGACGCGAACGTCAGCGAGTCGAAGCGGTCGGCCTCGCTGACGGTCTGGCCGACGAGCGGGCTCTCCTCGCTCACCACGAACTCCGCCATCTGCACCATGCCGTCGGCGAACGGGTCCACGTCGCGGGCGGCGGGCAGGCCGATGACGCGGACGATGTTCTCGGCGGTGAGGAGGTTCGTACACACCATGAAGTCGATGCCGAACGCCTTGCGTGAGCGCTCCCACGTCCGGAGGTACTCGGTTTGTTTGATCCGGGCGATCGTGAACGCGTCGCTGACCGCCTTCGCCGTCGAGCAGGCGACGATGTTCGTCTCGTCGTTGTCGGTCGAGGCGACCACCATATCGGCGTCCTCGATCCCGGCCTCCTCCAGCGTCGAGACGGCGGTGCCGTCGCCGTTGATCGTCAGGACGTCCAGCGAGTACGTCAGCTCCTCGCAGCGCTCGGCGTCACGCTCGACGATCACTACGTCGTGGGCGTCGGAGAGGTCCGCCGCGATGCTCTCGCCGACCTGTCCCGCGCCGATGATCAGGACTCGCACGGCGCGACCACCTGTTGCATACTCGCCCCTGTCGGTCGGAGGGGAATGAGCGTTCCGGAGTCTCGGCAGGAACGCGAACTGTGTTTCGACGTCGCTGGCGGCGCTTCCGGCGGGGACGGCGCCGCTCGATCCCTCACAGCGACTCCGTTCGATCCCGAACGTCGAGGCGCACGTCGCGCTCGCGGCCCTCCAGGTCCGCGACCGCCCGGCGGACCACGCGCTCGGCTTCCTCGGTGACGAGGCCTTTCACCTTGTCCAGGACCCACCCGAACGACACCAACGGCGGCAGCGACACCGACGAGGAGTCGGCCGAGTCCGCGTCGAAGTTGATCTCCAGCGTCACTCGACACCCCTCGTCGGCGTCGTCGGGGGCGTCCGCCGGGAGTTCCTCCAGCGGTTCGATCCGCCACGAACCGTGCGCGCGAATGTCCTTCACGATCCGCCAGTCGATCCGCGTGGGCGGGTCCACGTCGGTCACCTCCGAGCGGGCGGTGTAGGTGAGCTTCCACCACGCGAACTTGAGCGCGTAACGGGACCCCGAACCGCCGTCGCCGCGCGTCCGCGAGACGCGGTCGAGGTACTCGGTGTACCGTTCGTAGCGGGGGAAGTCCACGAGGAACTCGTACGCCTCCTCGGGGGCGACGTACACGTCCGTCGAGACGACGAGCTCGTCCATGTCTCGGGATCCGCCGGCCGAGAGGTAAGGGTTCGGGCTGCGCGGGTCGTCGCCCGAGGGGGTCGTTACCGAAGGACTGCTGCGCGGCGTGTTCGGCGTGGAGTCCGAGGTCGGGTTCGGCCCGGTCGCCCCGCACGTCACACCACCGCGGGCGATCGACGTGCGACCCGCTACACCGGTCGCGGCTGCCCCCGCCTCGCCGGGAACGCAACGGTCAACCGTCGCCATCGCGCAGGTCCGCCGACTCCCGTGTCCGTCGCCTCGAACCTCGCGTTCATGCTCGCCCTGCTCGCCGCCGGCGTCGTCGCGCGGCGGGCCGGGCTGCTCACGCCGCGCCGCCGTGACACGCTCACCGACGCCGCCTTCTACCTCGCGTTGCCCGCGCTCGTGTACAGCTCGACGTACGCGCAGCCGCTCGGGGAGCTGCTGTCGGTCCGACTCGTCGCGGGCGTTGTCGGCGCCCTCGCTGTCGGGATCGCCGTGAGCTGGTTCGTTCACCGACGACGGGCGGACGCCGCCGCCCGCAGCGTCGCTGTCGTCCAGTCGTACCACGCGAACCTCGGGTTCCTCGGGCTCCCGCTCGTGGCCGCCACGTTCGGCGCCGACGCCGTCGAGGCCGGGAAGGCGAGCGTGATCCTCGGGATGGGCGCGCTCGTCCACGTGCCCGCGACCGTGACGATCCTCTCGATCGTGAACGACGCCGACGCCGATCTGGCGAGCGAGGCCGTCTCGCTCCTTCGCAATCCGGTGTTGGTCGCGCTCGTTGCCGGCCTCACCTCGGCAGCCGTCGGGTGGACGCCGCCGGGCGCGGTCGCGACGGGGCTGTCGTGGCTGGGGGAACTGGCGCTCCCGCTCGCGTTGCTGGGCGTGGGCGCGTCGCTCGTGCTCGACGGCGTCTCGATCGACTACCCGACCGTCGGCGCGGTGACGGGGATGAAACTGCTCGCGATGCCGCTGATCGCGTTCGCCGTGTTCTCCGTGCTGGGCGGCGACCCCTCGACGGTCCGCGCCGGCGTCGTCATGTTCGCGATGCCGACGGCCGTCTCGACGTTCGTGTACGCCAGCGCGCTCGGCGGGGACGACGGCCTCGCGTCGGTCAACGTGTTCGCGACGACCGTCGCCTCCGCGGGGACGTTGCTGCCCGTACTCTGGCTCGTCGGGTGATGGGTCGTCCGGAGCGATCGCCCCGTTCAACCCTCGACGAGGATATCGAAGCGTGCACCGCCCGCCTCGCTGTCGGTCACGTCCACGGACCATCCGTGGGCCTCGACCACCCGGCGGACGATCGTCAGGCCAAGGCCGGTCCCGTCGGACTCCCCGGAATGCCCCTGGTGGAACGGATCGCTCATGTCGTCCGGCATCCCCGGTCCGTCGTCGGCGACGTAGAACCCGTTCCGACCGTTCGCCAGGCCGGCGACGGTGACCTCGACGTCGCCGCCGCCGTGTTCGATCGCGTTGCGAAAGAGGTTCGAGAACACGTCGGTGAGCCGCTGCGTGTCGGCGTCGTATTGGCCCGGGGCGTCGACGACGAGCGTCGCGTCGTCGGTTTGTACTCTTTCCCAGGCCGTCCGGGCGATCTTCCCGATCCTGACCATTTCGGTTTCTCCGATGTCCTGTCCGGCCCGAGACAGCCCCAGTACGGTGTCGATGATCTCGTCGATCCGCTCGGCCGACCGCTTCGCGCGGTCGAAGTGTTCATCGTCGCCGGTCCGTCTGGCCATGTCGAGCGAGCCGGTGAGAACGTTCAGCGGGTTCCGGAGGTCGTGAGCGACGACCGACGCGAACTCCTCGAGCCGATCGTTTTGTGCCGCGAGGTCTCGCTCACGCTGGACCCGTTCCAGGGAGGCGGCGATCATATCCGCGAGCGAGCGAACGAGCACGACCTCGTGGTCCCGCCACCGTTCGCGGTCGGAGCGGCCGGCGAACACGAGCGTCCCCCACAGCTCGTACTCGCGGACGATCGGAACCGCCAACAGGGTGCCGTACGAGTTCGTCCCGCCGCTCGCGGTCGATCCCTCATCGGCGACGGCGTCGGTTCCCGCCTTCGCGACACGGACGGCCTCGGAGCCCCCGACGCGGCCGAGCGCGTCGCGTACCAACGGCTCGATGTCCGCGGGCGGCGGGTCGTCGGGTTCGATGCCGTCCCGGTGCCACGCGTAGCGTCGGTCGAACGTCTCGGGGTCCCGGCCCGAACTCGATCGGCCGCCATCGCCGGCGATCTCGTAGACGCCCGCGTAGTCCGCGTCCACCCCGGTCGCGACGCTCCTGAGCGTCCACGTCAGTTTCGTGTGGAGTTCGTCCGGGTTCGCCGAGAGCAGCGTCGTCGACGCGTCGATCACCAGTGCCTGCAGGTCCACGTGACGAGCGGTGTCGCGGGCGTCGTCGCGCTCGTCCGCGGGCAAGTGCTCCGTCCCCGCGGCGCCGTTCATACCCACGCTGTGCCCCGACGTGATAAATGGCTGTGCGTCCGAGTATCACCGCTGAAACCGGGGCGGACCGGTTCGCCTAAGTCGCCCGCGTCGGTTTCGAACCGTAATGAGCGCCGAGGAGGAGAGCGCCTTCGACGTCTACCGCGACCGCGTCGACCGGCCGCTGTATCGCCTGTTCACCGAGTACGGCCTCGACAAGTGGCCGTGGCTCCTCGTCGGCATGACCGCGAACGTGATCGCTCGCGGCGCGAGCCTGCTCCCGCCGCTGGTGCTGGGCGTCGCCATCGACGCGGCGTTCACCGGCGATCAGCCGTACACACTGCCGCTGGTGCCCGGGGGGTGGCTCCCGACGACCGCGCCCGACGAGGCGCAGTTCTGGTTCTCCGTGTGGCTGATCGTCGGCTCCTTCGCCGTGACGGCCGCGCTGACCTGGGTGTACGGCGTCGCCGCGAACAACTTCGCCCACCGCGTCATGCACGACGTGCGGACGGACTCCTACGCGAAGATGCAGGACCTCGACATGACGTTCTTCGACGACAAGCAGACGGGGGAGGTCATGTCCGTTCTCAACAACGACGCGACGAACCTCGAGCGCTTCCTCGACGACGCGCTTCAAAACTCCGTGCGCCTCGGCGTGATGCTGCTCGGCATCGGGATCGTCCTGTTCGAGCGCAACGCGCAGCTCGCGCTCGTGACGCT
This genomic interval carries:
- a CDS encoding AEC family transporter, which encodes MSVASNLAFMLALLAAGVVARRAGLLTPRRRDTLTDAAFYLALPALVYSSTYAQPLGELLSVRLVAGVVGALAVGIAVSWFVHRRRADAAARSVAVVQSYHANLGFLGLPLVAATFGADAVEAGKASVILGMGALVHVPATVTILSIVNDADADLASEAVSLLRNPVLVALVAGLTSAAVGWTPPGAVATGLSWLGELALPLALLGVGASLVLDGVSIDYPTVGAVTGMKLLAMPLIAFAVFSVLGGDPSTVRAGVVMFAMPTAVSTFVYASALGGDDGLASVNVFATTVASAGTLLPVLWLVG
- a CDS encoding SRPBCC family protein — encoded protein: MDELVVSTDVYVAPEEAYEFLVDFPRYERYTEYLDRVSRTRGDGGSGSRYALKFAWWKLTYTARSEVTDVDPPTRIDWRIVKDIRAHGSWRIEPLEELPADAPDDADEGCRVTLEINFDADSADSSSVSLPPLVSFGWVLDKVKGLVTEEAERVVRRAVADLEGRERDVRLDVRDRTESL
- the trkA gene encoding Trk system potassium transporter TrkA, with amino-acid sequence MRVLIIGAGQVGESIAADLSDAHDVVIVERDAERCEELTYSLDVLTINGDGTAVSTLEEAGIEDADMVVASTDNDETNIVACSTAKAVSDAFTIARIKQTEYLRTWERSRKAFGIDFMVCTNLLTAENIVRVIGLPAARDVDPFADGMVQMAEFVVSEESPLVGQTVSEADRFDSLTFASIIREDEVVIPRGETLIEAKDRAVVIGSPASVRGFAADVAPEEHVGTGEEVVIVGGSEIGYHTARLLGERGFSPRLIEQDEDRARKLAEDLPETVVMQSDATDVGFLERERVGDADVLIATLDSDEKNLLSCLLATRLGIERTVAVVDQTAYVDLFETVGIDVGVSPRAVVAEEITRFTQESGAENVALIEDDRAEVMEVEIDADSLLVDRPISEAIHDFPPCLVIGAITRDGELVTPRGDTVIREGDHVVVFFEQRVVEEVAEKL
- a CDS encoding iron transporter, which gives rise to MNRRTFLARAAAAGSVAGAAGVSGCLGFELSSSDGIAGEPPLVEDRPDGVYLPSHVEGMTMAGTGEAGDYRVGVFYSYAHRFWNVNGESVERTDVESDDDVHLMASVWDPRTGTVLPETGVSIEISTDGSLVSQEVIYPMLSQPMGTHYGGNFGLDGDGTYTVTVSVGGVRTRRTGAFRDRFDEPADIPVEFEYSRSTRDEITFRTLENAGERDAVDPMGMEMLPDATAPPVDDLPGSVLGEVNSNDAVLVATVLDESPGGIDADGPYLAVSARTPYNRMVIPAMGLEATLSRDGEEVVSGGLTRTLDPDLSYHYGAALGDANVESGDDLTLTPTVWPQIARHEGYETAFGALMGGMPERTLTVE
- a CDS encoding GAF domain-containing sensor histidine kinase; its protein translation is MNGAAGTEHLPADERDDARDTARHVDLQALVIDASTTLLSANPDELHTKLTWTLRSVATGVDADYAGVYEIAGDGGRSSSGRDPETFDRRYAWHRDGIEPDDPPPADIEPLVRDALGRVGGSEAVRVAKAGTDAVADEGSTASGGTNSYGTLLAVPIVREYELWGTLVFAGRSDRERWRDHEVVLVRSLADMIAASLERVQRERDLAAQNDRLEEFASVVAHDLRNPLNVLTGSLDMARRTGDDEHFDRAKRSAERIDEIIDTVLGLSRAGQDIGETEMVRIGKIARTAWERVQTDDATLVVDAPGQYDADTQRLTDVFSNLFRNAIEHGGGDVEVTVAGLANGRNGFYVADDGPGMPDDMSDPFHQGHSGESDGTGLGLTIVRRVVEAHGWSVDVTDSEAGGARFDILVEG